The DNA region ATAAACTAATAAAAAAAAAAAACCAATTTAAAATCATGATTCAATATAATAAAAAAAAAAACAGAATTATAGAAATACAAAATATATTAAATAAATCTCATAAATGGTTACATATTTCATTAAATGAAAAAATTAAAAAAGAAAAAATTAAATTACAAAAAATTATTTCAGATGTAAAAAATATTGAAAATAATATTAATGATGTTAAAAATTTTATTGAATTATCCATAGAACTTCAGGATACAAGTATTATTGTAGATATAACAAAAGAATTAAAAAAAATAAAAAACAAAATAAAAAAAATTAATTTTTATCATATTTTTTCTAAAAAATACGATTATTGTAACTGTTATCTTGATATACAATCCGGATCAGGAGGTATTGATGCTCAAGATTGGTCAAAAATGTTAATGAGAATGTATTTAAAATGGCTAGATAAAAAAAAATTTAAAACAGAAATAATTCATGAATTATCAGGAGAAATTGCAGGTATAAAATCAGCTACTATTCGAGTAATAGGAAAATATGCATTTGGTTGGTTAAGAACAGAAACGGGAATTCACAGATTAATTAGAAAAAGCCCATTTGATTCAGGTAATCGTCGTCATACATCTTTTAGTTCTGCATTTATTTATCCTGAGATAAGTAATAGAATAACAATTAACATTAATCCATCTGATCTAAGAATAGATGTTTATCGAGCCTCTGGAGCTGGAGGACAACATGTCAATCGAACAGAATCAGCAGTTAGAATTACTCATTTACCTACATTAATAGTGACTCAATGTCAAAATCAGCGTTCGCAACATCAAAATAAAGAACAAGCTATGCAGCAAATGAAATCGAAACTATATGATATGGAAATTAAAAAGAAAAATCAAGAAAAAAAAATTATAGAAAACAGTAAATCATCAATTGGATGGGGTCATCAAATTAGATCATATATATTAGATCATTCTCGTATTAAAGATCTTAGAACAGGACTCGAAATACGTGATATTCAATCAGTATTAAATGGTAATTTAGATCTCTTTATTGAAAAGAGTCTAAAAATAGGATTATAGAAAATTATATTATGTTAAATAAAAAAAAAATAAACAATCAACATGAAAAAAATTTAATAAACGAATACGAAACTAGAAAAAAAAAACTTAAAAGTATTCGTAAAACTGGTTTTTCCTTCCCAAATCATTTTAAACCTAATATTAATATCATAGAAATTTATAAAAAATATGCTTCTAAAAATAATCAAGAATTAAATATAATTAATATACAAGTTTGTATTGCAGGTCGTATGATTCAACAGCGTATCATGGGGAAAGCTTCATTTATTATAATACAAGATATGCAAGAAAAAATACAAATCTATGTTACATCAAAAAAAATATCTTCAGAATTCTACCAAAAACAATTTAAAACATGGGATTTAGGAGATATTCTTGGAATAGAAGGAACAATATTTAAAACAAAAACTAAAGAATTATCAATTTACTGCACAAAAATTTATTTACTATGTAAATCATTACGTCCACTACCAAATAAGTTTCACGGATTATCTGATAAAGAAACTAAATATCGTAAAAGATATCTTGATTTAATTACAAATAAAACATCAATGAATAATTTTAAAATACGTTCAAATATTTTAAAAACTATTCGAAATTTTATGGATCAAAATAATTTTATAGAAGTAGAAACACCTATGATGCATAATATTCCAGGTGGAGCAACAGCAAGACCTTTTATTACATATCATAATACTTTAAATACAAAAATGTATTTAAGAATATCTCCTGAACTATATTTAAAAAAATTAATTATTGGGGGTTTTAATCGCATATATGAAATAAATCGTAGTTTTCGAAATGAAGGTATTTCATCTCGTCATAATCCAGAATTTACTATGATGGAACTTTATATGACATATTCTAATTATACAGATTTAATGTATCTAATAAAAAACTTATTAAAAAAAATAGTAAAAAAAATTACAGGATCTTATACAATACAATATAATCAACATATTTTTGACTTTAATCAACCATATCAACAATTTACTATGAAAGAATCAATTTTACACTATCATCCCAATCTTAAAAAATCCGATCTTAAAAATCTTGAAAAAATAAAAAAAATTGCAATTTCATATAATATCAACGTTCCAGAAAATTGGAGTATAGGTAAAATCATTTCAGAAATTTTTGAAACAACAATAGAAAAAAAATTAATTCAACCAACTTTTATAACTGAATATCCTATTGAAGTATCTCCTTTATCTAGACGTAATGATACTAAAAAACATATTGCTGATAGATTTGAATTTTTTATTGGAGGATTAGAAATAGGAAATGGATTTTCTGAATTGAATGATCCAGAAGATCAAAAAAATAGATTTTTAGAACAAAATAATATAAAAAATCACCTAAAATATGAAAAAACATTTTATGATAAAGAGTATATTACTGCTATGGAATATGGACTACCACCTACAGCAGGTTTAGGTATTGGTATTGACCGACTAGTTATGATTATGACTAATCAAACTAGTATACGTAATATTATTCTTTTTCCAACACTACGATCTTTAATGACTCAATAATATATAAATAATCTAATTATACAAGGAAGATATGTTTAATTTAAATAATAAAAATAAAATATTAAATACTGAAAATATATTATCTATTATAAATCAATATAATACTCCAATTTGGATATATGATGGAAATATTATTCAAGATAAAATAAATATACTAAAAAAGTTTGATATTATTCGATTTGCACAAAAAGCATGCTCTAATATCCATATACTTCGTTTTATAAAACAATTTAACGTAAAAATTGATGCAGTATCATTAGGCGAAATTGAACGCGCTCTAATTGCAGGATTCACACCAAAAAATGACGAAATTATTTTTACATCTGATATTATAGATACTCAAACATTAAAAAAAGTTATTGATTTAAATATCACAGTCAATGTAGGATCATTAACTATGTTAGAACAAATAGGAAAAATATCTCCTAAACATCGTATCTGGATGCGTATTAATCCTAAATTTGGTCATGGACATAGCAAAAAAACAAATACTGGAGGTGAAAATAGTAAACATGGAATTTGGAATCCACATTTAGCATTACCAATAATCAAAAAATATCAATTGAATCTTGTAGGATTACATATGCACATTGGATCTGGAGTCAATTATCAACACTTAAAAAAAGTATGTAATTCTATGCTTAATCAAACAATTATATTAAATCAAGATATTCAATCGATCTCTGCTGGAGGAGGATTACCTATTCCTTATCAAGAAAATGATATACCAATAGATATAAATAATTATTTTAATTTATGGAATCACACTAAACAAAAAATTGAAAAACATTTTAGACATCCTATTAATTTAGAAATTGAACCAGGTCGTTTTTTAGTTGGAGAGTCTGGAATTTTAGTAGCTAAAGTATATGCTAAAAAAAAAACAAAAAATAAAAAATTTGTTTTAGTTGAATCTGGATTTAATGATTTAATGAGACCTGTAATGTATGGTAGTTATCATCATATATCAATTATACCAAAAGATAATCGAATAA from Buchnera aphidicola (Phyllaphis fagi) includes:
- the lysA gene encoding diaminopimelate decarboxylase, giving the protein MFNLNNKNKILNTENILSIINQYNTPIWIYDGNIIQDKINILKKFDIIRFAQKACSNIHILRFIKQFNVKIDAVSLGEIERALIAGFTPKNDEIIFTSDIIDTQTLKKVIDLNITVNVGSLTMLEQIGKISPKHRIWMRINPKFGHGHSKKTNTGGENSKHGIWNPHLALPIIKKYQLNLVGLHMHIGSGVNYQHLKKVCNSMLNQTIILNQDIQSISAGGGLPIPYQENDIPIDINNYFNLWNHTKQKIEKHFRHPINLEIEPGRFLVGESGILVAKVYAKKKTKNKKFVLVESGFNDLMRPVMYGSYHHISIIPKDNRIINKEKIQKTIIGGPLCESGDIFTQNEKGELQERDLPKIKIGDYIVFHNTGAYGATMSSNYNTKPFIPEVLFENGKPRIIKKRQTIEELIKLETDIPFQY
- the lysS gene encoding lysine--tRNA ligase, whose translation is MLNKKKINNQHEKNLINEYETRKKKLKSIRKTGFSFPNHFKPNINIIEIYKKYASKNNQELNIINIQVCIAGRMIQQRIMGKASFIIIQDMQEKIQIYVTSKKISSEFYQKQFKTWDLGDILGIEGTIFKTKTKELSIYCTKIYLLCKSLRPLPNKFHGLSDKETKYRKRYLDLITNKTSMNNFKIRSNILKTIRNFMDQNNFIEVETPMMHNIPGGATARPFITYHNTLNTKMYLRISPELYLKKLIIGGFNRIYEINRSFRNEGISSRHNPEFTMMELYMTYSNYTDLMYLIKNLLKKIVKKITGSYTIQYNQHIFDFNQPYQQFTMKESILHYHPNLKKSDLKNLEKIKKIAISYNINVPENWSIGKIISEIFETTIEKKLIQPTFITEYPIEVSPLSRRNDTKKHIADRFEFFIGGLEIGNGFSELNDPEDQKNRFLEQNNIKNHLKYEKTFYDKEYITAMEYGLPPTAGLGIGIDRLVMIMTNQTSIRNIILFPTLRSLMTQ
- the prfB gene encoding peptide chain release factor 2, with the translated sequence MILNIFNNHLNKLIKKKNQFKIMIQYNKKKNRIIEIQNILNKSHKWLHISLNEKIKKEKIKLQKIISDVKNIENNINDVKNFIELSIELQDTSIIVDITKELKKIKNKIKKINFYHIFSKKYDYCNCYLDIQSGSGGIDAQDWSKMLMRMYLKWLDKKKFKTEIIHELSGEIAGIKSATIRVIGKYAFGWLRTETGIHRLIRKSPFDSGNRRHTSFSSAFIYPEISNRITININPSDLRIDVYRASGAGGQHVNRTESAVRITHLPTLIVTQCQNQRSQHQNKEQAMQQMKSKLYDMEIKKKNQEKKIIENSKSSIGWGHQIRSYILDHSRIKDLRTGLEIRDIQSVLNGNLDLFIEKSLKIGL